The genomic window TTAGCGCGTGAGACCAAAACTTGTGTACTATAACCCAGAATATTGTGCTTTTTCGCATAATTTAGAAAGTGAGATGACCGAGATCGCGTGATAAGCCTTCTAACAatactttaatattttttctttccttgggcatttattttctgtagaaaagaaaatcgCATTCGTTACTTTCGCATCGATAGAAAAAGGGCTACACTTTACAAAGAACATTTATTTCTACGCTGACATCAGATaaatagttttggtttattatttttcttaaagcaCTATATTGTCTCTCCTAATCTCTCATAGTAATATAATTTACTTAATATtacttaaataaaatatatttatcaatatatgataatgtttttattcgttaaatcaaaacacaaaatataataaacttATAATGAAGCGTTTTAACATCTTTTAATGTGTTACTAtatctatgttttgttttaaaaaatttaactcatataatcataaatgaaaatagaatattttaagaaaataatttataggatttaactttttaataagttttaataagaatattttcttttcttaattttaactaatttaatattaatttgcatgatgtaaaattaacttacGAAATTACGAcagatataaaaatatatttttaacaatatttgtttctaaatatttttgtggatttctgtttttttttatattaattatgttttgttaattgttaattatttttaatactaactaggatatagatttgatatgtcataaaaattaatttgatataaaaatattatcactTAAAATGAAGTGCGTAGAATTTAAATCGAGTTTATTATAACATAGATAGTTAAActgtattacaaaattaaatatgtaaaatagaaattctttttctttttaaaaaaatattaaattaaatatagaataaaagttgataaaaaattatttttgtatcttacACGCACCTAAATAGGAATGTCTTATCtagtataatatattaaatcgAGAAATAGGTTTCTTCAAACAACCGTTGATTTTGTGCATGTTCATATGTTTCGGATTACAAAAACAGAAGCGGGGGTAACATATTATAGTTCATCTACAAGTTGGATGTGGTCCGATGAAGGAATGAATGAGGAGGCCTGACGTATGTGAAGTTTGTAAAAGGGTTCGCCTTAGCATCAGAGTTGGGACTACTTGCTGGAGAATCCAAAACAGACATGTCAGTCCAACACTTGTCAAAATTAGCTATGCATTGTCTTCCCGAAACCGCCGGCTTGAAACTTGGTTGTACTTCTCTAGCCTCCAGCTTCTTCCAGTTTATCGCCTTGAaccatttgtgtttttttatctccTCTGCTCCGCTCGGTCCACTTCCCAGTCTCCTTTCTGGCTCTTTTTGCAGCAGCTATAAAATTCATTACAAAGTCAGAATCACACTGGTCTAAACCCAATATGCTTCATAGTAcacaaagattcaaaataattCCTCATGTTTGTTTACTTACCCCTTTCAGCAAGGCATGAGCTTCATTAGACAGAAACTGTGGAAGCTTGATCTTGTCCTTAACGATTTTCTGCTGTATCTTTCCTTTGCTCCCGAGAAACGGCGGCTGCAGAAGGTAAAACAAATGGTGTCACAACACAGTTTCAATGATCACCTTAGACATTAGGCTACTAtggaaccaaaaaaagaagaagacattttaCCTTTCCAGTGAGCATCTCATACAGAAGGATTCCTACACTCCACCAGTCGGCAGCCTTATCATGTCCTTTTCCACGAACAATCTCAGGGGCCATATACTCCGTAGTCCCACACATGGAGTTTGATCTTgtgttttcttcaaattcttttgctaaaccaaaatcagtTAACATCACATGGCCATCTACGTCCATGAGTATGTTTTCAGGTTTAAGATCTCTATGCATTATGCCTTTCTCATGGAGATGGGAAACTGCAGAGACGATTTCTGCAGTGTACACACGAGCCAAGTCCTCCCTGtgaaaaacataacatatgATTTAGTCAAGCCTCGCAGAATTCTGGTGAAACTCCAAAACTAGTTCAAAAGGAATAAAGCCAAACCTGAAAAGCCCTTGGTGATAGAGCTGGAAGAAAAGATGACCTCCGTTTATAAAGTCAAGAACAAGATACAATCTGTATTTGGTCTGCAAGAAGAATGTAAAACACTAAGTTAGGAAGTACTTGAGAAAAACCAATAGGATGCAAACAGAGAGAAGTTGGCTTTTACCTGAAAAGAGTATTTAAGTTGCACAATGAAAGGATGATCGATTTTGGTTAGAATATCGCGCTCGGCTTTCATGTATTCAGCATGATTCTTCTCAacaattttatcttttctcaTGACCTTCATCGCGTATATCTCAGACGTGTCTTTTTTCCTCACCTGGTACACTTTTCCAAATGCACCTTGTCCCACAACCTTCAATACCTCAAAGTCCTCAATGCCTACTACACCTGAGACCTCCTCTGGAGATTTCTCACTGTCAGTGTCATCATTACCAGAGAATTCATCGTTCTCTTTTATCGATTCACCTTCAACACACTCCACCAAGTCAACTGAGTCCTCAGTTTCTCGTAAAGTGAGCTTGTTCATCTTCAAAGAATGGCTAACAACCAAAGACGGGCCAACCAATGAGTGGGATCGACTGTAGACAACAGCAGGCTCGTCGTAAGCAACATCACAGGCCTCTTCAGAGTTAGCTTCAGGCATTGGTCCAAAGACATCAGAGAATTGAAGCTCAAGGTTATCACCCAAGACAGATTTTGGAGGGCTGATGGATAAAGATAGATGTTTCTGAAACGGCTTCCCAGtctggtttttgtttgcaacAGAACACTGAGAAGAAACCATATTTCTAACCAATCGCCAAAAGAATCACAGAGGAAGCTTCACAAGTTCACCAGATGGATGAGGCTCTGCTACCAATAAAGTTAATGAGGAAGAAACTGGGAATAGGCAAACCAATATCTAGGACAAGAAGCTCTTCTTGTTTCCCTATTTTAAGGAAACAGTGGATGCTGCACAAGTGTCCCAATGCCATCAAAGTACTTTAAGCGCTGCAGTTCATAAAATTTCACAAAGATCAGATCACATAATTGACCAAATATAATAAGAGACGGATATGGAATTAAAATAAGCAAGCGAAAAGATTCTTTTTCAATTACCAAAGCTAAAGTCAACAGAATTGAGATTAAGAAAACACGACACCGACCGAATATCCTTTAGATGATCATCCCCTCCCAAATAAAACCCCAAAGCCTTAGAATTCCAAAATTTCACCAGGACACGAGGTCGAAAGAAACCCTCGAGGAAACGAACTCTAATATCTGTAATTAAGACCTAGTCTATATATTAGGGAAAAAGCTGGCGCATAACACAAGcaattttcaaacaaatccAGATATAGAGTAAAACTATGACCTGGACCTAGAAGGTTTCGTGTCgtgtaaataatttatatccagaaaaaaaaagaatctaaacTCTGCGAGAGAAAAGTcaaagagagacagagagagaggaatTACCAGAGAATATGCTTGAGGAAGGAGACGAGAAGGAGACGAGACAACTTTAACAGGAAAGAGGGTAATGTgccaaaccaaaaaaggaaaaggttTTAAGAAGGCGCGTGGCTACATTTTTTATGTCTTCCGAAGCATCGTGGATCATGGGGTGAGGACACGTGTTCGTGTTCTATTGGGAAACCgaacttcttctttgttttagtGGGCCGGAATTCTTTAAGCCCATTACATTACAAGACGTTCAGACGGACACTAGTTCGGTCCAAAGGCATCACCGTTATCATCTTTTATATTTACACGTTTTCAACGTTCTTTTATATTACATCGTGGGTCAAAAGGTCAAAGTGTTAGCTGCTCTACTTAATCTCAATCAATAACAATCTcataaaatcaattataaattaaGCGTCTTGGTAACCAAAGTTTTCTTTAATGTTCATGTGTCAGAAGGAAACAACAACCAAAGAAGTAGGAActacataaaaatatagtaaatCTACAAAGTAGTTGTGGACTGGTGAAGGAATGAAGGAGGAGGCCTGACGTAAGTGAAATTGGTAAAAGGGTTGGCCTTAGGATCCGAACTGGGACTGCTCGCCGGAGAATCCAAAACAGACATGTCAGTCCAACACTTGTCAAAATTTGCTATGCATTGCCTTCCCGATACTTCCGGCTTGAAACTTGGCATCACTTCTCTAGCCTCCAGCTTCTTCCAGTTTATTCCCTTGAACCATTTGTGCTGTTTTATCTCCTCTGCTCCGCTCAGTCCACTTCCAAGTCGCCTTTCTGGCTCTTTTTGCAGCAGCTATACATTCATTACAAAGTCAAGAGTCAGAATTGTTCTAAATACAATGCTTCATAGTTCTTAACTGCACAAAGATTTTCATGTTTACTGTTGATTCTGTAATCAAACTGCACCAACATTTACTTACCCCTTTCAGTATTGCATGAGCTTCATTAGACAGAAACTGCGGAAGCTTGATCTTGTCCTTCACAATTTTCTGCTGTATCTTTCCTTTGCTCCCGAGAAACGGTGGCTGCAGAAGGAAAACAAGACATCACACAACAATATACCAAGACATGAGGCTTCAAGCAAATTAACAATAGATAGCGGCTTTTACCTTTCCTGTGAGCATCTCATACAGAAGAATCCCTACGCTCCACCAGTCAGCTGCTTTATCATGTCCTTTTCCTCGAACAATTTCAGGTGCCATATACTCCGTAGTTCCGCACATGGAGTTTGATCTTgtgttttcttcaaattccTTTGCTAAACCAAAATCTGTTAGCATCACGTGGCCATCTGTATCCATGAGTATGTTTTCGGGTTTCAGATCTCTGTGCATTATGCCTTTCTCATGGAGATGGGAAACTGCAGAGACGATTTCTGCAGTGTACACTCGAGCCAAGTCCTCTCTGCGAAAGAGTAAAATATAGAACCAATTAAGCTTTACAAAATTCTAGCGAAACTTCAAAAATGGTTCGCAAAAAGGAATTAAACAAACCTGAAAAGCCCTTGGTGATAGAGTTGGAAGAAAAGATGACCTCCGTTTATAAAGTCGAGCACAAGATACAGCCTGTACTTGGTCTGCAAGGGAATGTATAACGCTCTAAGTTAAGAAATagtaaagtaaaataaataggaTGCTAACAGAGAGAAGTGTTATATATACCTGAAAAGAGTATTTAAGTTGAACAATGAATGGGTGatcaatttttgtaagaatatcGCGCTCAGCTTTCATGTATTCAGCATGGTTCTTCTCCATAATGTGATCTTTCCTCATGACTTTCATAGCGTATATCTCAGAGGTCTCCTTTTTCCTCACCTGGTAGACTTTCCCAAACGCACCTTTCCCAACAACCTTCATAACCTCAAAATCATCTATGCCTACTACACCTGAGACTTTCACCAGATCTCCCTCTAAAGCTTTCTCATTGTCACTGTCGTCATTACCAGAgaaatcatcattttcttttaaagattcACCTTCGAGACACTCCACCAAGTCAATTGAGTCCTCAGTCTCTAGTAAGGTGAGCTTGGTCAGCTTCAAAGAATGACTATCGAGCGAACACGGGCCAACCAAGGAGTGGGATCGACTGTAGACAACAGCAGGCTCGTCGTAAGCAATATCATTGGCCTCTTCGGGGAGTGGACCAAACACATCAGAGAACTCAAGTTCAACATCATCTTTCAAGACAGAATTTGAAGGGCTGATGGATAGATATTGCTGTTTCTGGATTTTGTTGGGGACAGGACGCTGAGAGGAAACCATAATTTACACGGGAAAAATCGATACAGAATCACTGAGAAAGCTGCAAGAGTTCACCAGCCTGGAGAGAGATTCTGTACCGACAGAAGTTAATGAGGAGAAAACTGACTAAAACAAAGGCTGGCAAAAGGCAATCCAAtaacaaggagaagaagctcttgTTGTTTCCCGATTTTAAGGAAACAGTGGATGCTGCAGAAGTGCGCAAATGCCATGAAGGTTTTATAAGCTCTGCAAGTACATGAAAAGTTCACACATTTAAAGGCTATCACATGAACAAATAAGATCTGAGATACAGGATTGACCAAATCTATGAAGAGACGGTGTAGAATTAATATAAGCAAGTCCAGTGATCCTTTTACTAATTGAGATTTTCAGAAAACTTCGAACCCACataaaaaaagggaaaactTTCACAGCGATGACAAATCTTGAATAAAACCCAAATCCCTAACAATTTCCGGATTCAGAATCGgacaaagattaaaaattcCACAGGACATGAAGCCGAACGAGACACTCGAGGAAAAGGAACTGCAATTTCGATAATTCAGATCTATTGGTAAGTAAAATTTCACGTAAATCGAGATCTACAGAAAAACTATGACCTGAACTTAAACCGTTTCGTGTCTTAGAAACAATTCATGAATTTTGGATAAATTCTATGGATCTAGAATACGAAAAAAGGAATCTTAACTATGCGAGAGAGAATTCAAACAAACATAGATAGAGAGGGAGAATTGATTACCAGAGGGGATGGCTGAGGGAGGAGACGAAGATGGAAATGAGGACGAGAGGAGAATTTAAGAGCAGCATCGCAGATCCAGGGGTTCATACACGTGGCCGTATCTTATTGGGAGAACGTTGACCAGTTGTTAAATATGCGGCGGAGGTTTTTTTGTCCActaattctttatttattttagtggGCCGCCTTTCACCAAGCCCATTCTTCCtgactttttgttgttttttagatcatatcttttttttccgGATTATGTGGATTTGAAATCCACAATGAGGAAATTTTACCAGCCATTAGATTCACAAAATACATCAATTTGTGAGAGACTGAGAGAGTATTTTGCGTATCCAGAGATTTTAGAAGCCATTAATCTCTTATTCCATTGAATCTCTCTAGCTCGATGTTCCTCATTCATTCTTAACCTTTCTATCATAAAAAATTTCATGCTTTTAAACAGTTACGAAAAGCATTAGGATTGACCAAATTATGTTAGTTCTTGTATGAATTTGCTGATTTTAATcaaacttaaatatatataaatttatttaatcgAAAAATTGTCTCTCGATGttcagaaaaacaaacatgtgTCCCCGGATTCGAACATTCtcatatacaaaaaagatGTATCATTGCCTTGTTGTTAACGACCCAATTAACTAGGTGTAGTAGACCCGGATCACGCTCGGTTCATGTATGCACCAGTTCTTGTGTCCACAAATATCTCTTCAC from Arabidopsis thaliana chromosome 3, partial sequence includes these protein-coding regions:
- the S6K2 gene encoding serine/threonine protein kinase 2 (Arabidopsis thaliana protein kinase 19 (ATPK19); CONTAINS InterPro DOMAIN/s: Protein kinase, ATP binding site (InterPro:IPR017441), Serine/threonine-protein kinase domain (InterPro:IPR002290), Serine/threonine-protein kinase-like domain (InterPro:IPR017442), AGC-kinase, C-terminal (InterPro:IPR000961), Protein kinase-like domain (InterPro:IPR011009), Protein kinase, C-terminal (InterPro:IPR017892), Serine/threonine-protein kinase, active site (InterPro:IPR008271), Protein kinase, catalytic domain (InterPro:IPR000719), Tyrosine-protein kinase, catalytic domain (InterPro:IPR020635); BEST Arabidopsis thaliana protein match is: protein-serine kinase 1 (TAIR:AT3G08730.1); Has 133901 Blast hits to 131707 proteins in 4554 species: Archae - 204; Bacteria - 15943; Metazoa - 48718; Fungi - 13429; Plants - 32816; Viruses - 561; Other Eukaryotes - 22230 (source: NCBI BLink).) translates to MVSSQCSVANKNQTGKPFQKHLSLSISPPKSVLGDNLELQFSDVFGPMPEANSEEACDVAYDEPAVVYSRSHSLVGPSLVVSHSLKMNKLTLRETEDSVDLVECVEGESIKENDEFSGNDDTDSEKSPEEVSGVVGIEDFEVLKVVGQGAFGKVYQVRKKDTSEIYAMKVMRKDKIVEKNHAEYMKAERDILTKIDHPFIVQLKYSFQTKYRLYLVLDFINGGHLFFQLYHQGLFREDLARVYTAEIVSAVSHLHEKGIMHRDLKPENILMDVDGHVMLTDFGLAKEFEENTRSNSMCGTTEYMAPEIVRGKGHDKAADWWSVGILLYEMLTGKPPFLGSKGKIQQKIVKDKIKLPQFLSNEAHALLKGLLQKEPERRLGSGPSGAEEIKKHKWFKAINWKKLEAREVQPSFKPAVSGRQCIANFDKCWTDMSVLDSPASSPNSDAKANPFTNFTYVRPPHSFLHRTTSNL
- the PK1 gene encoding protein-serine kinase 1 (protein-serine kinase 1 (PK1); CONTAINS InterPro DOMAIN/s: Protein kinase, ATP binding site (InterPro:IPR017441), Serine/threonine-protein kinase domain (InterPro:IPR002290), Serine/threonine-protein kinase-like domain (InterPro:IPR017442), Protein kinase, C-terminal (InterPro:IPR017892), Protein kinase-like domain (InterPro:IPR011009), Serine/threonine-protein kinase, active site (InterPro:IPR008271), AGC-kinase, C-terminal (InterPro:IPR000961), Protein kinase, catalytic domain (InterPro:IPR000719); BEST Arabidopsis thaliana protein match is: serine/threonine protein kinase 2 (TAIR:AT3G08720.2); Has 134224 Blast hits to 132007 proteins in 4588 species: Archae - 200; Bacteria - 15979; Metazoa - 48799; Fungi - 13454; Plants - 32927; Viruses - 586; Other Eukaryotes - 22279 (source: NCBI BLink).); this translates as MVSSQRPVPNKIQKQQYLSISPSNSVLKDDVELEFSDVFGPLPEEANDIAYDEPAVVYSRSHSLVGPCSLDSHSLKLTKLTLLETEDSIDLVECLEGESLKENDDFSGNDDSDNEKALEGDLVKVSGVVGIDDFEVMKVVGKGAFGKVYQVRKKETSEIYAMKVMRKDHIMEKNHAEYMKAERDILTKIDHPFIVQLKYSFQTKYRLYLVLDFINGGHLFFQLYHQGLFREDLARVYTAEIVSAVSHLHEKGIMHRDLKPENILMDTDGHVMLTDFGLAKEFEENTRSNSMCGTTEYMAPEIVRGKGHDKAADWWSVGILLYEMLTGKPPFLGSKGKIQQKIVKDKIKLPQFLSNEAHAILKGLLQKEPERRLGSGLSGAEEIKQHKWFKGINWKKLEAREVMPSFKPEVSGRQCIANFDKCWTDMSVLDSPASSPSSDPKANPFTNFTYVRPPPSFLHQSTTTL